One part of the Rutidosis leptorrhynchoides isolate AG116_Rl617_1_P2 chromosome 1, CSIRO_AGI_Rlap_v1, whole genome shotgun sequence genome encodes these proteins:
- the LOC139871193 gene encoding shaggy-related protein kinase zeta, with amino-acid sequence MSGDKEMSAPVIDGNEAQAGHIISTSIGGKNGEPKQTVSYMAERVVGTGSFGTVFQAKCIETGETVAIKKVLQDRRYKNRELQLMRTMDHPNVVSLKHCFFSTTSRDELFLNLVMEFVPETIYRVLKHYNNLHQSMPLNYVKLYTYQIFRGLAYMHTVAGVCHRDLKPQNVLVDPVTHQVKICDFGSAKMLVRGEANISYICSRFYRAPELIFGATEYTSSIDIWSAGCILAELLLGQPLFPGENAVDQLVEIIKVLGTPTREEIRCMNPNYNDFRFPQIKAHPWHKVFHKRMPPEAIDLASRLLQYSPSLRCSALEAMSHPFFDEIRQPNAHLPNGRPLPPLFNFKQELSGASPELINRLIPDHVKKQMNLQFAQAAAGI; translated from the exons ATGTCCGGTGACAAG GAAATGTCTGCTCCCGTTATCGACGGGAACGAAGCGCAAGCGGGTCATATCATATCAACGTCTATCGGGGGCAAAAATGGAGAACCAAAACAG ACTGTTAGTTACATGGCAGAGCGCGTTGTAGGGACTGGATCGTTTGGAACTGTTTTTCAG GCAAAATGCATAGAAACTGGAGAAACCGTTGCGATAAAAAAAGTATTGCAAGACAGAAGATATAAGAACCGTGAGCTGCAATTAATGCGAACGATGGACCATCCAAATGTCGTTTCTTTAAAGCATTGTTTCTTCTCAACTACAAGCAGAGACGAACTTTTTTTAAACCTAGTTATGGAATTTGTCCCAGAGACAATTTATAGAGTTTTAAAGCATTACAACAATCTACATCAGAGTATGCCGCTGAATTATGTTAAACTTTACACATATCAA ATTTTTAGGGGGCTGGCATACATGCATACGGTTGCCGGAGTATGCCACAGGGACTTGAAACCTCAAAATGTCCTG GTTGACCCAGTTACTCACCAGGTCAAGATTTGTGATTTTGGAAGTGCAAAGATGCTA GTGAGGGGAGAAGCGAATATATCATACATATGTTCACGTTTCTATCGAGCGCCCGAACTCATTTTTGGTGCTACAGAGTATACAAGTTCAATTGATATTTGGTCTGCTGGTTGCATTCTTGCAGAACTTCTTCTGGGACAG CCACTATTTCCCGGAGAAAATGCAGTGGATCAGCTTGTGGAGATCATCAAG GTTTTGGGCACACCAACTCGAGAGGAAATACGCTGCATGAATCCAAACTACAATGATTTTAGGTTTCCTCAAATAAAGGCTCACCCTTGGCACAAG GTTTTCCATAAGCGCATGCCTCCCGAAGCAATTGATCTTGCTTCTCGACTCCTACAGTACTCTCCAAGTCTGCGCTGCAGTGCC CTTGAGGCCATGTCCCATCCGTTCTTTGATGAGATACGACAACCGAATGCTCACTTACCAAATGGTCGACCGTTACCTCCGCTTTTCAACTTCAAACAAGAG TTATCGGGAGCTTCACCGGAGCTTATTAACAGGTTAATTCCTGATCATGTGAAGAAGCAAATGAATCTGCAATTTGCACAGGCGGCTGCAGGGATATAG